One window from the genome of Nicotiana tomentosiformis chromosome 5, ASM39032v3, whole genome shotgun sequence encodes:
- the LOC104108769 gene encoding uncharacterized protein, with product MTFIKVVFNDLSTATIIVLLVIVVIIVVVVGTAITLVLVVVVVTVVSATPIVILLVVIVAVVFVVSAIHIVILLVVIVVVVIMSSLLIVILLIVIVIVSTVTIKVPFVVVVVSTAIIVVLLIIVVVVVVNATPIVILLVIVALVVVTFVSTATIEVLLVVIVVVVIRIATIEVHLIVVIVSTTTIVVLIFCHCLRC from the coding sequence ATGACTTTTATTAAGGTTGTATTTAATGATTTAAGTACCGCCACCATTATAGTACtccttgttattgttgttattattgttgttgttgttggtactGCCATCACTCTAGTactcgttgttgttgttgttacagtGGTTAGTGCTACCCCCATTGTGATACtccttgttgttattgttgctgttGTTTTTGTAGTAAGTGCTATCCACATTGTGATACTTctcgttgttattgttgttgttgttataatgaGTTCTCTCCTCATTGTGATActccttattgttattgttattgttagtaCTGTCACCATTAAAGTACCcttcgttgttgttgttgttagtactGCCATCATTGTAGTACtccttattattgttgttgttgttgtagtaaatGCTACCCCCATTGTGATACTCCTCGTTATCGTTGCATTAGTTGTTGTTACTTTTGTTAGTACTGCCACCATTGAAGTActtcttgttgttattgttgttgttgtcattCGTATTGCCACCATTGAAGTACACctcattgttgttattgttagtaCTACCACCATTGTAGTGCTCATTTTTTGTCATTGTTTACGTTGTTAG